Genomic segment of Candidatus Eisenbacteria bacterium:
GAGCGGACCATGGCACTCGGGCAGTCCATGGCGGCCAACATGGACTTGAATGGTGACGGCGCCGTGGACGTGGCCGGCGGCAGCTCCGGGCCCTCCGAGGGCCCTACGGCGACCTACGGCTACGTTTACCTGCTCTACGGCATCCCCGGCGCGCTCGACGCGCCGCCGCCGGCTCCGGCGGACGGGCTCGCGCTGTCGCCGCCCTCGCCGAACCCGCTGGTCTCCGGCGGCAGCGCGACCGCGCGCTTCACGCTGCCCCGGGCCGCGCGCGTACGACTGGCGATGTTCGACGCGCACGGCCGCGAGGTGGCCGCCGTGCTCGATCGCGCCCTCGAGGCGGGCACGCACCGCGTGACCTTCCGCGGACTCGATCGCGCGGGCGCGCCGCTGGCGCCGGGGCTCTACTTCCTGGGCCTCGACGTCGAGGGCAGCCGGCGGGCGAGCAGGCTGGCGATCGTGCGCTGAAGCCCGGCCGCGTTCAGCGCGGCTGGGCTTCAGCGCTTCGGCGCCCCCGCCGCGGCCGCGGCCGCACCGCGAACCAGCCGGCCGGGGCCGGAGAAGCGAATTCGGCGATCGTCGGCCCTCGGCGGAGCCGGCGATCGTCACGGCGAGCCGCTTCGCCGGCGAGCCTCCGTGGGAATGCACGGTGTACACTGCGCGGTGCGCAATCCCGTCATGCTCCACGACAACCCCGAGGATCTCCCGAGCCCGCGCCGGTTCCCGCGCAAGTGGCTGGTCAGCGTGTCGGTCCTCACCGGCACGATCATGGCGGTGCTCGATTCGAGCATCGTGAACGTCGCGCTGCCCGACATGTCCGGCACGCTCGGCGCGACGCTCGAAGAAATCACCTGGGCGGTGACCGCCTACATCCTCGCCCAGGTGATCATCATGCCGATCACCGGACTGCTCTCGTCGCGCTTCGGGCGCAAGCGTTTCTACATGGCGAGCGTGCTGACCTTCACGCTCGCGTCCATGGCGTGCGGGCTCGCTCGGGACATGGGCTTCATGGTCGCGTTCCGGATCGCGCAGGGCTTCGGCGGCGGCGTCCTGCTGACCGTCTCGCAGGCGATCCTGCGCGAGACCTTTCCGCCCGAGGAGCAGGGCCTCGCCATGGGCCTCTACGGCTTCGGCGTCGTGCTCGCGCCCGCATTCGGCCCGACGCTCGGCGGCTGGATCACCGACCAGTACTCGTGGCCGTGGATCTTCTACATCAACGTCCCGATCGGGGCGCTCAACCTTCTGCTCGTTTCACGCTTCATCGAGGATCCTCCGTACCTGAAGCGCGACCGCGGCGCGATCGACTGGGCGGGGCTCACGCTGCTGGTGGTGGGACTCGGCGCGTTCCAGCTGATGATCGCCGAAGGCGAACGCGAGGACTGGTTCCAGTCCGCGTTCATCGTCCGGCTCGCCGTGATCGCCGCGGTCGGGCTCGTGCTGTTCGTCTGGCGCGAGCTGACCGCCGAGCGGCCGGCCGTGAACCTGCGCATCCTGGCCAACGTTTCGTTCAGCTCGGCGACCGCGATCGGCGGAGTGCTCGGCTTCGCCCTGTTCGGCAGCCTGTTCCTGCTGCCGATCATGCTGCAGCGCCTGCTCGGCTTCGACGCGATGCAGTCCGGGCTCATCATGATGCCGCGCAGCCTGGCCATGGCGGTGGTGATGCCCCTCTCCGGCCGCTTCTACAACCGTCTCGGGCCGCGGGTGCTGGTCGGGCTGGGGTTGCTGACGGCGTGTTACGGATTCTTCGACATGTCGCGGCTCTCGGTGGACATCGGCTACTGGGATCTGTTCTGGCCGCAGGTCTGGCAGGGCGTCGGCTTCAGCCTGATCTTCGTGGCGCTCAGCACCGCCGCGCTCTCGACGATCTCGCGACCGCGCATGACGGAGGCCACCGGGCTCTACAACGTCGTGCGCCAGGTCACGGGCAGCATCGGAGTCGCCGTAGCCGCGACGATGCTCAGCGCGAGCACGGTGCGTTACCACGCCATGCTGACCGAAAAGGTCGGGCCCGGCAGCGTCGGCGCGCAATGGCTGCGGCAAATGATCGCGCACTTCGTCGGCCAGGGCCGCGATCCCGTTTTGGCGCGTTCTCTCGCCGCGCGCCTGCTCGACGGCGAGATCCTCCGCCAGGCCGCGATGCTGGCCTACAACCACGTGTTCGCCTTGATCTCGCTCCTGTTCCTTCTGAGCGTGCCGCTCGTGCTGCTGCTCCGTCACGGCAAGCAGGAGGGCGACGGGGAAGTTCTCATCGAAGGCGGATAGCCGGCCCGGCGGGTCCGCGCGGGTTCGCGCGCCCCGCTCCGAACCGCACGCGAAGCCCCGGGGGCTCCTCTTGCCGCGCGGATCGAGCGCTGACGAGATTCGGCGGATCCTCCCAGGAGCTCCGCAATCGGGCCGTGCGAATCATCCGCTGACGCGAGCCACCACCGCTCCTATCAACCCTGTCGCGCCACACGCCTCAGCGCGATCCACCCTCGCCGCACCTTCCCGCCGCCCGCCCGGCCACGGTCCCGCTCGACCACGCCCACTGGAAGTTGAATGCCAAGACGCCCAAAGCGCCACACGTCGACCGATCCAGCAAGTTGTTGTCCATCGGGACTATATGCGTCAATCATGCTACCGGACGGAACCTGTACCGACCCGTGGCCGCCGACAGAACTAGCACAAAAGTGACACAGCACTGCGGCACCCGGAGACAGCTACCAACCCCCGCGCCTGCGCATGTGAGCGACGCTCCTCGGTGTCACGACGTGGCGCGACGAACCGTTGCTCAGGCTCGCGGTGTCACTCGCGGTGGGTTCTCCTCACCACGGGACTTCAGCGTCGGACCGGAACGCCCATGTTGCGACCCATTCGAGCGAAGCGTACTTCAGGTGCAGCCTGAGCCAGCGGGTCGACCGTGTGATCGTGGCGTCCATGGAGCGGACGTCCCTCTTTGCAAAGCGAGCCCGATGCTCGGCGATGGTGATCGGGCGGCCACCGTACGGCTCGTAGCGAGAGGGATGACGAAACCGAGCGTCGCGTACCCAGGGTGGGGCGTAGTAGTCGTTCACACGCCTCAACCGCTCGCCGCGAACCACGTCCACGACCGGGCCACGCAGCATTTCGATCGGGTACCACACGCGCCCACGATCGTCCTCAAGCCAGACGGATGCGCTCGGACCAAGCCGCGTGAGGTCAGATACCCCTGGGAAGTCGATCACGCGAAGGTCGATCCGGAAGAGCAGGGACGTATCCTGGCCGGCACGGATCGCCGCCATGCGGTGCTCGCACTCCTCCGAACTCAGGTGCCGGGCGAGGCGGTCGCGCTCGAGGTCGGCACTCTCACACTCCAGCACCATGAGGGTCGCACTCGAGGCCGGAGCAAGCGCATGAGTGCTCCCCAACACTTGGACCCAGGGGACGGACCACTGGTCGTATGACCACTGCATCAGCCCGGCACCGCTGGTGTCCGAGGACGCTGAAGCATTGACCGAGGTGCTACGCATCTGCCCCTCAGCAGCTGCGCAGGGAGCCACTACGGCGACCGCGGCGACAACCGTCCACAACCTGAACTGCGTTCCCATGGATTCCGCCCACTCGAAGTCCTTTGGGCAGTTGTTCGCCCGCAGGGCTGCACGGACTACCCAGCAGGGCCAGGACGACGAGGCCATCGCTCGGGGGAAGGCTGACGTCCGCCGTCGCCTGTCCCTGCTGGTAACGGGAGCGCCTCGGGGGCAGGCGCCCCACCTAGCGTGTGATGAGCATCTACCTCATCCCCCGACGCGGGTTGCGCTAGTGATGCCCGGAGTGGCCGTCATCAGTGACAGTCTGGAAGTGAGCGACCATGTCCCCAGACGCGGTCATCGTCCCTCCGGACATCATCCCGCCCATGCTGCTCATCATCTCGAGCATCGAGCGGTCCATTTGCATCATGTAGCGGGTCTGGACCCGCATGAGGGTGTCAGGCATGAAGGTGCAGAGCGTGCCCGCTTCGTTCCATGAAAACGTCCCCGCCGTCGCATGGTAGGTATCCATGTGCCCGAGCATGGTCGGATCGTTCATGACGGCGTCCATCGACCCGTGGGCCGGCATGGAAGCATCTGGGCATGCACCGCTCATGTCGGCCTCACTCACGAGGTGGAAGCCGCTCTCAACCGCACTCCGGTCCACGGCGACCCCAAAGTCGAGCGACACGCCGGCATCGAGCCGCACGGCCGTCGCGCCATCCGCTGGGATCACCTTCAGTACGGCTGCGGGCGCTGGCTGCATCATGCTGGTGCTGGGCTTCGAACATCCCGTGAGCGCACCAAGGAGCAGTGTGAAGACAACGAGTCGAGTGAGCATTGATCCTCCTGAAATCCGGCCGTGGCACGGCGTGTTGGGCGTTGGGCTGAGTCCTTGAAGGGCCGGCGGAGAACCCGGAGCGACGAACCACCCGGTGCACCAGGCAAGTGTTCGTTCCACGGTCCCCCGATGGCCTCGCATCACTTTGCTACCGAGTACTTCCCGTCGTCCCACCGAACGACCTCCCGAATCCCTCCAAAGGTGTTGAAGTAGACGAGGCGCAGCCCGGATTCCCCGGGGCAGATCTCCTGGGCGGAAGCTGCGCGGATCTTCAGGAGTGGAAACAGCCTCGTCCGGAAATACTCCAGGGCGGCCTCCGCCCTTTCGAGCGGTCGAAGCGCCCCGAAATACCTGGTGCTCTGATCGCCGTAGATGGAGACCACGACCTTCCCGGCCAAGCGGTCATACGAACACGTGATCACAGCGTCGATGCCCTGGGCCTCGACTCTGGCGGCAGGCAGATTCGACATCATCACGATCGCGGCCATCTCCCCGGCAACGATCGGGTACTCGCTCGAGAGCCGTACCGGCTGCCGGCCGACTGAGTCGGGGGGTGATTGGGCGCCGCTGCTTGTCGCGATGCACACCAACGCGACGACTGCGATCCAAGTGCTCGGGCGTTTCATGACCAACTCCTTCGGAAACTCGCAAGAGGAGGCCGGGGATGGCCCACGCCACTCGAGGTGGCGTCGGTCGCCCATGGCACTCGTGCGCTCATGATCCGGCGCCTCCTTCGACCATCGCTTCCAGGCTGGTTCTCAGTTCGGCCGTGGCCGCTTCGGGAGACACAGGGTTCGAGTAGAACCCGGTGCCCACCTCGAAGCCGGCCACCTGTGCCGGGCGTGGCAGGACGGCGATGTGCCAGTGGAAGTCCTGGTCGAGCGTGGTCCAGTAGCCCGGCCGACTGTCTCGATTGGGACCGCTGTAGAGGAAGAGGTTGAATGCAGGTTCGGGCAGCGTCGCCTCCAACGATCGCAGGAGCATCTTGAGCAGGCCCGCCAGATCCAGCAGGACGTTGGAATCCGCGGTTTCAAAATCCGGCGAATGCTCTCTCGGCAGGATCCAGCACTCGAACGGATGGCGGGAGGCAAACGGCGCGATCGCGACGAAGTACTCGGATGTCGCAATGACGCGCCGCCCGTCTTCGAGCTCCTCCCGCAGGATGTCGCAGAACACGCAGCGCTCCTTGAGACGGAAGTGCGACCGCGCGCCGTCGAGGATTTCCTTTAAAGCCTTGGGGGTAACCGGGAGCCCGATGATCTGGGAGTGGGAGTGGCTCGGAAGGGTCGCCCCAGCCATGACGCCCTGGTTCTTGAAGACGAACACCGCGCGGATGCGGAGATCCCGCTTCAGGTCCGCGATGCGCGCCGCCCACGCGGCAAGAACGAGCGCGATGCGGCCCCGAGACAACTCGGAGAGCCGGTCTTCGTGCTCGGGAGTCTCGATCACGATTTCGTGGGCGCCCGTACCGGAGGCGGCGTCGTACATGCGCTCCGCCCTGCGCGTGAGCGGTTCCTCGATACGAAGCGCGGGACGCAAGTTGGCGACTACCCGGACCTCCCAGCCGGGCAGGTTTGGACTTCGTCCCGACGGGCCCCACACGGCAATCTCGGGCGGGGTCAGCGACTCATTCCCAGCGCAGAACGGACACGCCCCCGTTTCCACGGGACGCACCTGCCAGGGGTCCTCGAGCACGACCCACCGGCCTGTACACGGATCCTTGCGAAGAGCACTCATCCCGCCCCTCCTTCCGCCCCCACACGCTTCAACTCACGCCTCCGAGCGCTTTGCCTATTTCCGGACTGCCAAGCCGACGCCGGCCCTTTCCATCGAGGCCACGAGCTGCTTCACCATCGGGTCGATCTGTCTCTCCGGCGTATCGGACTTGGGGAAACTCGAGCGCGTTAGACCGGACCAGAGCAGCTTGCCGTCCGAGACGCGGTAGAGACGGGTCTCCATGTCGATGACGCGGGTTTCGATCAACTGGGTCTGATTGCGCGAATAGCGGGACCAGCTCTGGCCGCGGGAGGAGGCAAACTGTCCAGCCGGCCGGTAGTAGCTCCGCACGGTCTCGTCATCCATCACCTTGGTGACGAGGATTCCGTCGCAGTGCCCCTTGTGGACCTCCATGTCTACCCTCGCGCTATCGAGCAGGTTGTCGCCAACCATGGCGTAGCTGGCCTCTCCCTCGACCCCGCGGTCTCTAAGGGCGTCGGCGAAACGATCCTCAAAGACACGCCTCGGGTCGCCCGTACGCGTCGCGTGAATGACCATCACGTGGCGGATGGGCTCCGTCCCGGCCCCGGGCTCGTGCCACGTTCCGCGGAGCTTGGTCCCCGCGGCACAGCCGGTGACCGCCATCAGCCCGACGACAAGAAGACTCCCGACCACCAATGCCGGACCCTTCACGTGCCTCTCCTTCTGGCTTCCACCGGGGTTGGCGCCGTTTTCGACGGGCAGCCTCGCCGGCGCTGCGCTGAATCCGATCATGATCCGGCTGTGACAGGGTGAAACGCGCTGAAAACGAACGGATGCACCGAGCAAGGCAAGTAATCGGATGCAGAGCACCTGACGGAACCGGTACTCGCCCGTGCCGGCACCAAACACGCGCGTGAGGCTCTCCTCGAGATCGGGCAACGCCTCTCCCAGCGAGAAGACCCCAAGTTCGACAGTCGGCGCGGTACCGGCCGCCGCAGCGATTCTCACCTCCAGCCAGCCCGGTGGTGGCACGCTGTCGAGCAATCCAAAGATCAGCGCGCGCACGCTGAACGCGACCGCGCGCCGGTCCGCTTCGACGGCGCAGGATTTCGGGTGATCGATCAGGATGGCCCTTTGCCCGTCCTGCCGGGCGCCGGCGACATCCCGGATGATTCGCTCCAGCAGCGGAGTCAGATCGACGCGCTCATGCCGCGGCTCCGAAATGCGCGCGATCTCGGCGAGATCGTTGAGCAGATGCCGGGCCCGGGCGGCCTCCTCCCGGATCACCTGACCAGCGAACACGACGCCGCTCCTGCCACCGGTCCCGAACGCTGCAATCAGGGACTCCGCCTGCCCCTCGATCGCAGCCAGCGGCCCCTCCGTCTGCGCCATCAGCGCAAGGCCGGTCTCGCCCAGGGCGGCGAGCCTGCCCTGCTCCGCCGCCTGCGCCCGCGCCCGTCGGCTCGCGTCGGCATAGCCGCCGACGAGCCCGCCGATCAGGAGCAGAAGGACGAGTTCGACGGCGGAATCCATCACCCGCGAATCCGCTCGCGCGAGCTGCCGAAGGTGCGGGAGGTAGCCGATCACGGCGAATGCCGCGATCCCGATCCCTCCCCTGCTACCCGCCGCCATCGCGGCCAGGATGACGGGCAGATAGAAGAGCCGCCGCAGCGCGTCATGCACGCCGAGCTGGTGCAGCGCAGCCGTGTAGTGCATCACCAGGATCAACGCGACTGCGGCTGCACAGAGCGCCACGATCTCGACTTTGCGATGTTCGAGTGGAGCGGAAGGAGAGACCCGCTCCGCCAGATTCGCCATGTCGTGCTTCATTGGGTAGCCCTCCTCCTGACGGACTCGAACCGAAGAATCGCCAAGGACTAGATGGCTCGACGCTGCCGGCCTCAGTCGCGCCGGGCGTCCCTTCGCACGAGGGCCATGCCGCATTTGGGACAGTCTCCGGGCGTGGAAGCCGTGACGTCGGCGTGCATCGGACAGACGTAGGTGGCCAATGGGGCACTGGGAACAGCGGGCGAACCGTTCCCACCCGTCACGGCGGGAGCCGGAGCCGCGAGCTGCCCCGACGCCATCGCACGCCATTCCGGAATCGCCGCCATCCGCTTGATCAGGCTCTCCATGAAGGCCTGGTCTTCGAGCAGCGCGTCGGCGAGAAGCGCTCGACCGGTCTCGTCGGCGAGCACTTGATCGATGCTCTTGCGCAGCTTCTTCTCGGAGGCTGTCGGCTTCGGGGCACGGGACGTCTGCATCGCGCCGTGATTGTGACCCCCGCCGCCCCCACCTCCCATCATTCCGCACTGCGCGCGAGCCGGAGACGGCCCCACCACCACGACCACCAGCCAGGCACCCAGGATCCCTGCCGCCACTGAACGAAGATTCGGTACTCGCATCGGTACTCTCCCTCCTTCGCGTGGGCGCGCCCTCCGGCGGCCCGCGACACATGAGAACCATGTTGAGTCAGCTACCCGATTCGAACCCTTCAACTCTTCAGACTGCTCAGACCGTCGTCGCGGGCGCCGCAGGGCCCGTCACCGCGGCCGTGCCCTTCGCGTGCGCGTCCAGCAGCGCCCACCCCGGCGATGCGGGACCGTCGCTCACTTCCTTTCGCCGCCACAGGTAGTAGATCGCCGGATAGACGAGCAGTTCGAGCAGGAACGAGGTAACGAGGCCCCCGACCATCGGCGCGGCGATACGCTTCATGAGGTCCGAGCCGGTCTCCGTGGACCACATGATCGGCAGCAGGCCCATGAACGCAGCCGCCACGGTCATGGCCTTCGGGCGGACGCGCTTCACGGCACCGTGGATGATCGCCTCGACGAGATCGCCTGCGGTGTGCAGGTGACCGCGCGCCTTGGCTTCGTCGTGAGACAGGTCGAGGAACAACAGCATGAACACGCCCGTCTCCGCATCGAGACCCGCCAGCGCGATCATGCCGACCCAGACCGCGATGGAGATGTTGTAGTGCAGCAGGTACAACAGCCAGATAGCGCCAATCAGAGAGAACGGCACGGCGAGCATGACGATGCTCGACTTGAACGTCGATTTGGTGTTCATGTAGAGCAGACCGAAGATCAGCAGGAGCGTGAGGGGAATGACGAGCTTCATGCGTTCCTTCACGCGCAGCATGTTCTCGTACTGCCCGCTCCACGAGACCGCATAGCCGGTCGGCAGCTTCACGTTCGCCGCAACGGCCTGCTTGGCGCGCTCGACGTAGCGTCCGACGTCGGTCTTGGACACGTCGAAGTCGACATAGACGTAGCCTGTGAGCAGCCCGTTCTCGTCGCGGATCATCGACGGGCCTTCGACCAGGCGCACGTCCGCGATTTCGGACATGGGAATCTGCCCGCGTCCGCTTGGGAGCGGCAGGAGCACCCGCTTCAGGGCTTCCTGATCCTCGCGATAGTCTCTCGCGTAACGAACGTTCACGCCGTAGCGCTCACGCCCTTCGACGGTGGTCGTCTGATTGTCCCCGCCCACCGCGGTCATGACCATCATGTTCGCGTCGTCCACGGAGAGGCCGTATCGCGAGAGATGATCGCGATCGAGCACGAAGTCGACGAAGTAGCCGCCTGCGACGCGCTCGGCGTAGACGCTGCGGGTTCCCGGAACCTTTTGCAGGGCGGACTCGATCTCGATTGCAGTCTTCTGGATGACCTGCAGATCCGCCCCACTCACTTTGATCCCGACCGGCGTGCGAATGCCGGTCGACAACATGTCGAGCCGCGCCTTGATGGGCATCGTCCACGCGTTGCTGATGCCGGGGAGCTGGAGTGCCGAGTTCATCTCGTCGACCAGTTGCTCCTCGGTGATGCGGTCCCGCCAGAAGGGCCGAAGGCCCTTCTTGAGCCATTCCGGCGCCCAGCTCGAATACCAGCGGGGCTGTTCGCGCCATTCGGATTCCGGCTTGAGCAGGATCGTCGTCTCCATCATCGAGAAGGGGGCCGGATCCGTGGGCGTATCCGCGCGACCCGCCTTGCCGAAGATGGTCGCGACCTCCGGGAACGTGAGCAGGAGCTTGTCCTGAACCTGCAGCGCCTTCTGCGCCTCGGCGACCGACATGCCCGGCTGGACAGCCGAGGGCATGTAGAGCAGCGAGCCCTCGCGCAACGGCGGCATGAACTCGGAGCCGAGCGATAGGTAGATGGGTACGGTCGAGACGACGAGCAACAGGCTGGCGATCACCGTCGCCTTCGCATGGCGGACGACGAACCGGCACGGTCGCTCGTAGATCCGGTGCAGGAGCCGGCTGATGGGATGCCGCTCCTCCGAGTAGTAGCGGCCAACCAGGAGCTGCGTGGCGAGCCACGACAGCCACCGCGGCCGGAACGTGTACGGCTCGATGCGCGCGAAGAGCATCCGTGTGGCGGGATTGAAGGTGATCGCCAACACCGCCGCGATCGCCATCGCGAGGTTCTTCGAGTATGCCAGCGGCTTGAACAGGCGGCCTTCCTGGTCCACCAGCGTGAAGACCGGCATGAACGCAACCGCGATGACGAGCAGCGAGAAGAAGACCGACGGACCCACCTCGAGTAACGCCGAGAGCCGGACTTCGTGGAAGTCGCCCTTCATCCCGTCGGCTTGCCAGTGATGGATCTTGTTGTAGGCGTTCTCAACCTCGATGATCGCGCCGTCCACCAGCACGCCGATCGAGATGGCGATGCCCGCCATGGACAACAGGTTCGCGTTGAGTCCCATCATGTACATGGGGATGAACGCCAGGGCGACGCTGATGGGAATGGTGAGGATGGGGACCGTGGCCGAAGGGATGTGCCAGAGGAAGAGCAGGATGACCAGGGAGACGATGACCACTTCCTCGATGATCTTGTTCTTCACCGTGTGGATCGCACGCCCGATGAGCTCGGAGCGGTCGTAGGTGGTCACAACCTCCACGCCGGGTGGAAGCGATGGCTTGAGCTCCTGGAGCTTCGCCTTGACGCGTTTGATGACGTTCAGGGCGTTCTCGCCCTGCCGCATCACAACGATGCCGCCGACCACGTCGCCTTCGCCGTTGTAGTCGGCGATGCCGCGCCGCATCTCGGGCCCGAGCGCCACCGTGGCGACGTCCTTCACCTGGATGGGCGTGCCCTTCTCGGTCTTGAGCACGAGCTTCTCGAGGTCGCTCACCGACTTCACGTAGCCGCGGCCGCGAACCATGTACTCGCGGCCCGAGATCTCGACGAGACGCCCGCCCACGTCGTTGTTGCCCTTGCGTACGGCCGTGACTACCGCGTCGAGTGGCAGCCCGTACGCCGCGAGGCTCGCGGGGTTCACGGTGATCTGGTACTGGCGTACCTGACCGCCGACCGTCGCCACCTCGGAGACGCCGGGCACGCTCTGCACCGCGTAGCGCATGAACCAGTCCTGGTAACTACGGAGCTCGTCGGTCGAGTGCCGCCCGGAACGGTCGACGAGCGCGTACTGGAAGACCCATCCGACGCTCGTCGCGTCGGGTCCGAGTTCGGTCGTCACGCCCGCGGGGAGGCGCGACGAGATCTTGGAGAGGTACTCGAGCACGCGCGTGCGGGCCCAGTAGATGTCCGTCCCGTCCTGGAACACGACGTAGACGAAGCTGTAGCCGAAGTCCGAGAAGCCTCGGATGGCCTTGACCTTCGGCGCACCGAGCAGCGAGGTGATGATCGGATAGGTGACCTGGTCCTCGATGATGTCCGGGCTGCGGTCCCAGCGTGAGTAGACGATCACCTGGGTGTCGGAGAGGTCCGGCAACGCGTCGAGCGGGATGTTCTTCATCGTCCACACCGAGATCACCAGCGCCACCAGCGTCGCGGCGATGACCAGGTAGCGGTTCTCGGCGGAGAATCGGATGATCTTCTGGATCATGGCTTCTTCTCCGTCATGGCCGCGAGGGAGGCACGCAGCTGTGACTCGGAATCCACGAGGAAGTTGGCTCGCGTCACCACCTGCTCCCCTGCCTTCAGCCCGCTCTTCACCTCCACCTCGCTGCCGTTGCGCGCGCCGAGCTGTACTTCGCGGGGCGAGAACTTGCCCTCGCCCAGCGCGATGAAGACAACGTCCTTCGTTCCGGAGCGGATCACGGCATCCGCAGGGACGCGCAGGCCCGTGCGGTCGCGGCCCTCGAGCACGACGTCGCCATACATCTCCGGCTTCAACTCCAGCCCGCGATTCGCGAAGTGCATGTGGACCTTTGCCGTTCGCGTTGCCGGGTCGAGCAGCGGATCGATGAAGGCGACGTTTCCACGGAAGCTGCGGCCCGGGTAGGTCTTGACGGTCAGGACGGCAGGCATGCCGACATGAACCGATCCGAGATCGCTCTCGTAGGCGTCGGCCATGACCCAGACTTCGCTGAGGTCGGTGATCTCGTAGGGCGTGTCACCCACGTTGACGCTGGCCCCCTGCACCACATTCTTGGCCGTGACGACACCGCTGATCGGCGATACGAACGTCAGCGCCCGCGACGGAGTGCGCGTCTGTTCGAGCCGGTGAATCTCCTCGGCCGGCACGTCCCACAACTCGAGCTTGCGCCGCGCCCCCTCCACGAGCGCCGCGCCGCTGTTATCTGTCGAGCCTGCCTTGTTCAACGCGTCCCGCGTCTGCAGGGCGAGGACATACTCGTTCTCGGCGGCGAGCAACGAAGGGCTGTAGAGTGAGAAGAGCGGCTGGCCGCGGCGCACCGGCCTTCCCACGAAATCGACGAACATCTTCTCGATGTAGCCCTCCACCTTGATGTTCGTCTTGCGGACCCGAGTCGGGTCGACTTCGACCCTCCCGACGGTGCCCCAACTGCCCGAGACCGACCCGCGCGTCACGGGAGCAACGTGCAGTCCGATCAGTTGCTGCCGCGCCGGATCGATTGTCACGGTGGCCAGCCCGTCCACCGACGGCCCCCCGCCCTGCGCGTCGTCCTGGTAGACCGGGACGTAGTCCATTCCCATCTCGTCCTTGCGGGGTGTGGGCGACGTTTGGCTGGGATTCATGGGCGAGCGATAGAAGAGGATCTTGCGCTCGGCTTTGCCCGCGACGGCCGCCTCTTTGGCCTGTCCTTTCACTTCGACCAGCTTCATCCCGCAGATGGGACAATCGCCCGGATGGTCCGACGTGAT
This window contains:
- a CDS encoding DHA2 family efflux MFS transporter permease subunit gives rise to the protein MLHDNPEDLPSPRRFPRKWLVSVSVLTGTIMAVLDSSIVNVALPDMSGTLGATLEEITWAVTAYILAQVIIMPITGLLSSRFGRKRFYMASVLTFTLASMACGLARDMGFMVAFRIAQGFGGGVLLTVSQAILRETFPPEEQGLAMGLYGFGVVLAPAFGPTLGGWITDQYSWPWIFYINVPIGALNLLLVSRFIEDPPYLKRDRGAIDWAGLTLLVVGLGAFQLMIAEGEREDWFQSAFIVRLAVIAAVGLVLFVWRELTAERPAVNLRILANVSFSSATAIGGVLGFALFGSLFLLPIMLQRLLGFDAMQSGLIMMPRSLAMAVVMPLSGRFYNRLGPRVLVGLGLLTACYGFFDMSRLSVDIGYWDLFWPQVWQGVGFSLIFVALSTAALSTISRPRMTEATGLYNVVRQVTGSIGVAVAATMLSASTVRYHAMLTEKVGPGSVGAQWLRQMIAHFVGQGRDPVLARSLAARLLDGEILRQAAMLAYNHVFALISLLFLLSVPLVLLLRHGKQEGDGEVLIEGG
- a CDS encoding galactose-1-phosphate uridylyltransferase, with the translated sequence MSALRKDPCTGRWVVLEDPWQVRPVETGACPFCAGNESLTPPEIAVWGPSGRSPNLPGWEVRVVANLRPALRIEEPLTRRAERMYDAASGTGAHEIVIETPEHEDRLSELSRGRIALVLAAWAARIADLKRDLRIRAVFVFKNQGVMAGATLPSHSHSQIIGLPVTPKALKEILDGARSHFRLKERCVFCDILREELEDGRRVIATSEYFVAIAPFASRHPFECWILPREHSPDFETADSNVLLDLAGLLKMLLRSLEATLPEPAFNLFLYSGPNRDSRPGYWTTLDQDFHWHIAVLPRPAQVAGFEVGTGFYSNPVSPEAATAELRTSLEAMVEGGAGS
- a CDS encoding HAMP domain-containing histidine kinase — protein: MKHDMANLAERVSPSAPLEHRKVEIVALCAAAVALILVMHYTAALHQLGVHDALRRLFYLPVILAAMAAGSRGGIGIAAFAVIGYLPHLRQLARADSRVMDSAVELVLLLLIGGLVGGYADASRRARAQAAEQGRLAALGETGLALMAQTEGPLAAIEGQAESLIAAFGTGGRSGVVFAGQVIREEAARARHLLNDLAEIARISEPRHERVDLTPLLERIIRDVAGARQDGQRAILIDHPKSCAVEADRRAVAFSVRALIFGLLDSVPPPGWLEVRIAAAAGTAPTVELGVFSLGEALPDLEESLTRVFGAGTGEYRFRQVLCIRLLALLGASVRFQRVSPCHSRIMIGFSAAPARLPVENGANPGGSQKERHVKGPALVVGSLLVVGLMAVTGCAAGTKLRGTWHEPGAGTEPIRHVMVIHATRTGDPRRVFEDRFADALRDRGVEGEASYAMVGDNLLDSARVDMEVHKGHCDGILVTKVMDDETVRSYYRPAGQFASSRGQSWSRYSRNQTQLIETRVIDMETRLYRVSDGKLLWSGLTRSSFPKSDTPERQIDPMVKQLVASMERAGVGLAVRK
- a CDS encoding efflux RND transporter permease subunit, whose protein sequence is MIQKIIRFSAENRYLVIAATLVALVISVWTMKNIPLDALPDLSDTQVIVYSRWDRSPDIIEDQVTYPIITSLLGAPKVKAIRGFSDFGYSFVYVVFQDGTDIYWARTRVLEYLSKISSRLPAGVTTELGPDATSVGWVFQYALVDRSGRHSTDELRSYQDWFMRYAVQSVPGVSEVATVGGQVRQYQITVNPASLAAYGLPLDAVVTAVRKGNNDVGGRLVEISGREYMVRGRGYVKSVSDLEKLVLKTEKGTPIQVKDVATVALGPEMRRGIADYNGEGDVVGGIVVMRQGENALNVIKRVKAKLQELKPSLPPGVEVVTTYDRSELIGRAIHTVKNKIIEEVVIVSLVILLFLWHIPSATVPILTIPISVALAFIPMYMMGLNANLLSMAGIAISIGVLVDGAIIEVENAYNKIHHWQADGMKGDFHEVRLSALLEVGPSVFFSLLVIAVAFMPVFTLVDQEGRLFKPLAYSKNLAMAIAAVLAITFNPATRMLFARIEPYTFRPRWLSWLATQLLVGRYYSEERHPISRLLHRIYERPCRFVVRHAKATVIASLLLVVSTVPIYLSLGSEFMPPLREGSLLYMPSAVQPGMSVAEAQKALQVQDKLLLTFPEVATIFGKAGRADTPTDPAPFSMMETTILLKPESEWREQPRWYSSWAPEWLKKGLRPFWRDRITEEQLVDEMNSALQLPGISNAWTMPIKARLDMLSTGIRTPVGIKVSGADLQVIQKTAIEIESALQKVPGTRSVYAERVAGGYFVDFVLDRDHLSRYGLSVDDANMMVMTAVGGDNQTTTVEGRERYGVNVRYARDYREDQEALKRVLLPLPSGRGQIPMSEIADVRLVEGPSMIRDENGLLTGYVYVDFDVSKTDVGRYVERAKQAVAANVKLPTGYAVSWSGQYENMLRVKERMKLVIPLTLLLIFGLLYMNTKSTFKSSIVMLAVPFSLIGAIWLLYLLHYNISIAVWVGMIALAGLDAETGVFMLLFLDLSHDEAKARGHLHTAGDLVEAIIHGAVKRVRPKAMTVAAAFMGLLPIMWSTETGSDLMKRIAAPMVGGLVTSFLLELLVYPAIYYLWRRKEVSDGPASPGWALLDAHAKGTAAVTGPAAPATTV